A window of Coregonus clupeaformis isolate EN_2021a chromosome 28, ASM2061545v1, whole genome shotgun sequence contains these coding sequences:
- the LOC121542709 gene encoding protein S100-A1-like — MSKPANTENVSTLETAMQLMIQTFHKYSGDEGDKYTLSRAELKVMLTAELGNYLGNAQDKEAVDKVMGDLDANNDGEVDFTEFVILVGALTVACNDFFLEYNDKGEKK, encoded by the exons aTGTCTAAGCCCGCCAACACGGAGAATGTGTCCACCTTGGAGACCGCCATGCAGTTGATGATCCAGACCTTCCATAAGTACTCTGGGGACGAAGGCGACAAATACAccctgagcagagcagagctcaAAGTGATGCTCACTGCAGAGCTGGGCAACTACCTGGGG AATGCCCAGGACAAGGAAGCAGTGGACAAGGTGATGGGTGACCTGGATGCCAACAACGACGGAGAGGTGGACTTCACTGAGTTTGTTATCTTGGTGGGGGCGCTCACCGTCGCCTGCAACGACTTCTTCCTAGAGTACAACGACAAGGGGGAGAAGAAGTGA